Proteins encoded together in one Verrucomicrobiia bacterium window:
- a CDS encoding glycogen-binding domain-containing protein: MNPQTITTRANAEHFGQTSANRGVTPKSSKGKSAAGKPASDSKSLQAENKISGGTAKDGAKAEALAQHEQSTAEREIQFRLEAPTAQEVLLAADFTNWDKQPIKLMKGGGGVWHAKLSVPPGRHQYRFVVDGVWQDDPHRAEREPNPYGSVNSVLEVH; this comes from the coding sequence ATGAATCCGCAAACGATCACGACTCGCGCAAATGCCGAACACTTCGGCCAAACTTCCGCTAACCGCGGTGTCACACCGAAATCTTCCAAAGGTAAATCGGCGGCTGGCAAGCCGGCATCGGACTCCAAGAGCCTCCAAGCTGAAAATAAAATCTCCGGGGGAACGGCGAAGGACGGCGCGAAGGCTGAGGCGCTGGCACAACACGAACAGTCAACCGCCGAACGGGAAATTCAATTTCGTCTTGAAGCTCCAACAGCGCAGGAAGTTTTGCTTGCTGCAGATTTCACGAATTGGGACAAGCAACCCATCAAGTTGATGAAAGGTGGCGGAGGCGTATGGCACGCAAAACTTTCGGTGCCGCCCGGGCGGCATCAATATCGGTTTGTGGTGGATGGCGTCTGGCAGGATGATCCGCATCGCGCCGAGCGCGAACCCAATCCCTACGGCTCGGTAAATTCCGTATTGGAAGTTCATTGA
- a CDS encoding ATP-binding protein has product MLHRFRHRIVIPVVILWLLLTISGIAVRVVVWKRLSRSLDASGDATYLEDALSELTSALQDADDSQRGYLLTGNEGYLEPFNDTKANLSADFKKLADTAHQDASLEKDLAALRDLVNLKMAELDETIKLRHDKGLKEALTEVNAGKGRESSEKIRKVMWRMRERRQNIFSSAWANTRQNLELLQRIGQAVGFLGLGAGIFALYLVRVSFVQERARWRLLEEKLRAEKIATEKTAYLADLSHELRTPMNAILGFGELLQGEKLTPRQAQYVHAIRSSGSGLLQLINDVLDLSKLEAGKLELHLEPADLREVGEFIRTMFAQQAAAKSLELRIAVDGLPRALLLDRLRLRQVLVNLVGNAIKFTAKGHVALRARWEPLAEDRSRGTLNIEVEDTGIGIPPEKHNEVFKPFVQAATQQQSQGTGLGLSIVKRLTLAMGGNVTLQSSPGEGAIFRLCFAEVAVSSRVPITDVLATGTQVDFNDFSPAKILVADDNKTNRELISGLFADSLHRLHFAANGQEALALIAEERPDLVLLDIRMPVLDGRATLADIRKRPELASLPVIAVSASTHADDDAHLAARFNGFMRKPFSRQALYQQLARFLPRSPRQPKLAPSTAAPPPAPLPSAQVTSADSRDAAAELLALHREKWPRLRDTLAINETLAFAQKIRHIGQTMQLQPLITYADRLAIEAETYAIKDLERTLAEFPLLIAPIEQRECLQ; this is encoded by the coding sequence ATGCTGCATCGTTTTCGGCATCGCATTGTCATTCCGGTTGTCATTCTATGGCTGCTACTCACGATTTCGGGAATCGCCGTGCGCGTGGTGGTTTGGAAACGCCTTTCCCGCAGCCTCGATGCTTCGGGGGATGCCACCTATCTCGAAGACGCCTTAAGCGAACTCACTAGCGCATTGCAGGATGCCGACGACAGCCAACGTGGTTATCTGCTCACGGGAAATGAAGGTTACCTCGAACCTTTCAATGACACCAAAGCGAACCTCTCCGCCGATTTCAAAAAACTCGCCGACACCGCGCATCAGGACGCCAGTTTGGAAAAAGATCTGGCCGCATTGCGTGATTTGGTGAATCTCAAAATGGCGGAACTGGATGAGACGATCAAATTGCGCCACGACAAAGGATTGAAAGAGGCTCTTACTGAAGTCAACGCGGGCAAGGGCCGCGAGTCTTCGGAAAAAATCCGCAAAGTCATGTGGCGGATGCGCGAGCGGCGTCAGAACATTTTCTCCAGCGCCTGGGCCAACACCCGCCAAAATCTTGAACTCCTCCAGCGCATCGGCCAGGCAGTCGGTTTTCTTGGCTTGGGAGCGGGCATCTTCGCGCTTTATCTTGTGCGCGTGAGTTTTGTCCAGGAGCGCGCCCGGTGGAGATTGCTGGAGGAAAAATTGCGCGCGGAAAAAATTGCCACTGAGAAAACCGCCTACCTTGCGGACTTGAGCCACGAGTTGCGCACGCCGATGAATGCCATCCTCGGCTTCGGCGAATTATTGCAGGGCGAAAAGCTGACCCCGCGCCAGGCGCAATATGTCCACGCCATTCGTTCCAGCGGCAGCGGATTGTTGCAGTTGATTAACGATGTGCTGGATCTTTCAAAACTCGAAGCCGGAAAATTGGAATTGCATCTCGAACCTGCCGACCTGCGGGAAGTCGGCGAGTTCATCCGCACAATGTTTGCCCAACAAGCCGCCGCGAAATCTTTGGAACTCAGGATCGCGGTGGACGGCTTGCCTCGGGCGTTGCTGCTCGATCGCCTGCGTCTGCGCCAAGTGCTCGTCAACCTGGTCGGCAACGCGATCAAATTCACCGCCAAGGGCCACGTCGCATTGCGGGCGCGCTGGGAACCGCTGGCCGAAGACCGCAGCCGCGGCACTTTGAACATTGAAGTCGAAGACACCGGCATCGGCATCCCGCCCGAAAAACATAACGAAGTTTTCAAACCATTCGTTCAGGCCGCCACCCAGCAACAAAGCCAGGGAACCGGTCTTGGCCTGAGCATCGTCAAACGCCTCACGCTCGCGATGGGCGGCAACGTCACGCTGCAAAGCAGTCCGGGCGAAGGCGCGATTTTCCGCCTTTGCTTCGCGGAGGTTGCCGTCTCCTCGCGCGTGCCCATAACGGATGTTCTGGCCACCGGCACACAGGTTGATTTCAACGATTTTTCTCCCGCAAAAATTCTCGTGGCGGATGATAACAAAACGAACCGCGAACTCATCTCCGGTTTGTTTGCCGATTCCCTTCATCGTTTGCACTTCGCGGCAAATGGCCAGGAAGCTCTCGCGCTGATCGCCGAAGAACGGCCTGACCTCGTCCTCCTGGACATTCGCATGCCGGTGCTTGACGGCCGCGCGACGCTGGCGGACATCCGCAAACGTCCCGAGCTTGCATCGCTCCCGGTCATTGCCGTCAGCGCGTCCACGCACGCCGATGACGACGCCCATCTGGCCGCGCGCTTCAACGGCTTCATGCGTAAACCATTTTCACGGCAGGCGCTCTATCAGCAACTCGCCCGTTTTTTGCCGCGCTCACCCCGGCAGCCGAAACTTGCTCCGTCAACCGCCGCACCGCCGCCAGCGCCATTACCCTCCGCTCAAGTCACCAGCGCCGATAGTCGCGATGCCGCCGCTGAATTGCTGGCCTTGCACCGTGAAAAATGGCCGCGATTGCGCGACACGTTGGCGATAAATGAAACACTCGCTTTTGCGCAAAAAATAAGACACATTGGACAAACCATGCAGTTGCAACCATTGATAACCTACGCCGACCGGCTGGCCATCGAAGCCGAGACGTACGCCATAAAAGATTTGGAACGCACGCTGGCGGAATTTCCCTTGCTCATCGCGCCGATCGAACAAAGAGAGTGCCTGCAATGA
- a CDS encoding hybrid sensor histidine kinase/response regulator has translation MTLRDITDTTATDCLLVIDDQEANIQLLGSLLGKMGFEILPATNADEAIKRLNARRPDLILLDLIMPGLDGFQVCKRIQENPDWAEIPVIFLSASDDKNLVVRALESGGVDYITKPFNKLELISRIRTHLMLQTTRQHLKQLAQDKEEMIGMISHHLQNHLAGMNMSAQLLLDRAQSHSDSKILLMAENIRSSSMQMRAFVKSFLANAAADHGLHLKLENVNLSASASRAVARYADAAKAKNIKLIAQPCAENASARADAAALDQVLDNLISNAIKFSPPEKEITISVRRNAHIVECEVRDHGPGFTPEDQVRMFHRYARLSARPTGGEPSTGLGLSIAQKLVRGMGGELTCNNAPDHGAVFILRLPHAG, from the coding sequence ATGACCCTGCGCGACATCACCGATACGACCGCGACCGATTGCCTGCTGGTCATTGACGATCAGGAAGCCAATATCCAGTTGCTTGGCTCCTTGCTTGGCAAAATGGGTTTTGAAATCCTTCCCGCCACCAATGCCGACGAAGCCATCAAACGCCTCAACGCCCGCCGGCCCGATTTGATTCTGCTCGATCTCATCATGCCGGGCCTCGACGGATTTCAAGTCTGCAAACGCATCCAGGAAAATCCCGATTGGGCGGAAATCCCGGTAATCTTTCTCTCCGCTTCCGATGACAAGAATCTTGTCGTGCGCGCCCTTGAAAGCGGCGGCGTGGATTACATCACCAAACCGTTCAACAAACTCGAGTTAATCTCGCGCATTCGCACGCACTTGATGTTGCAAACCACGCGCCAGCATTTGAAACAGCTCGCGCAGGACAAGGAAGAAATGATCGGGATGATCTCGCATCATCTTCAGAACCACTTGGCTGGCATGAACATGAGTGCCCAACTCCTGCTCGACCGCGCCCAAAGCCATTCCGACTCGAAGATTCTTTTGATGGCGGAAAACATCCGCAGTTCGAGTATGCAGATGCGCGCGTTCGTCAAATCATTCTTGGCCAATGCCGCCGCTGACCACGGCTTGCATTTAAAGTTGGAAAACGTCAACCTATCCGCCTCCGCCTCGCGTGCCGTCGCACGTTACGCCGATGCCGCCAAGGCCAAAAACATCAAATTAATCGCCCAACCCTGCGCCGAAAACGCTTCCGCCCGCGCCGACGCCGCCGCGCTCGACCAAGTGCTCGACAATTTAATCTCCAACGCCATCAAATTTTCCCCGCCGGAAAAAGAAATCACCATATCCGTCCGCCGGAACGCGCACATCGTGGAATGCGAAGTCCGCGATCACGGCCCCGGCTTTACTCCCGAAGATCAAGTGCGGATGTTTCACCGCTACGCCCGCCTCTCCGCGCGTCCCACCGGCGGCGAGCCCTCGACCGGCCTCGGCCTCAGCATCGCCCAAAAGCTCGTTCGCGGCATGGGCGGCGAACTCACCTGCAACAACGCTCCCGATCACGGCGCCGTTTTCATCTTGCGATTGCCCCACGCCGGATGA
- a CDS encoding response regulator produces MKSVLLVEDNEDDVFFMKMACQRTGIPHSLQIVNDGDAAIHYLAGDGIYADRIKHPLPNLVFLDIKLPKKNGHEVLEWIRAQPGMKNLPVVMLTSSLDMSDVNRAYQLGVTSYLRKLVGPAEFGQGVRVILKYWLELNIALT; encoded by the coding sequence ATGAAATCCGTTCTGCTCGTCGAAGATAATGAAGACGATGTTTTTTTCATGAAAATGGCGTGCCAACGTACTGGAATCCCCCATTCTCTTCAGATTGTGAACGACGGCGATGCCGCCATCCATTACCTCGCGGGCGACGGCATTTACGCAGACCGCATCAAACATCCCCTGCCCAATCTGGTTTTTCTCGACATCAAGCTTCCCAAGAAAAACGGCCACGAAGTCCTCGAATGGATTCGCGCCCAGCCCGGCATGAAAAATCTCCCCGTCGTCATGCTTACCAGTTCTTTGGACATGTCCGATGTCAATCGCGCCTATCAACTCGGCGTCACCTCCTACCTGCGCAAACTCGTCGGCCCCGCCGAATTCGGCCAGGGCGTCCGCGTCATCCTCAAATACTGGCTTGAGCTGAACATCGCCCTCACCTAA
- a CDS encoding serine hydrolase domain-containing protein, whose amino-acid sequence MPNHLEDFVAAQMQKHPISGLSLAVVGEGKIAQTLCFGFTDQTGKSPVSASTLFQAASVSKCLAALAALRLVDQGQLSLDADVNSKLQSWKIPANQFLKQEQVTLRRLLCHNAGITVHGFSGYVAGLPIPTLEQIFNGTPPANNPAIRVDAIPGANPRYSGGGYVVLQQLLMDVLDRPFPELMQSLVLHPLGMSSSTFDQPLHPSLLSNAATGHSQSGKPILGGAHLYPEMAAAGLWTTPSDLARFVIGVQQSFTAQSDSILSLKIAREMLTPQAARFGLGPTIVGNGNTLQFLHSGRNAGFDAVLVASVETGKGVVIMINANADPKALNSILKVVINEFH is encoded by the coding sequence ATGCCTAATCACCTGGAAGATTTCGTGGCTGCTCAAATGCAAAAGCACCCTATTTCAGGGCTGTCTCTCGCCGTCGTCGGCGAAGGCAAAATCGCCCAAACTCTATGTTTTGGATTCACAGATCAAACCGGAAAATCACCGGTATCCGCCTCTACGTTGTTCCAGGCCGCTTCGGTCAGTAAATGTCTCGCCGCTTTGGCGGCGTTGCGGTTAGTGGATCAAGGGCAACTCTCCCTGGACGCGGATGTGAATTCCAAATTACAGTCATGGAAAATCCCAGCCAACCAGTTCCTCAAACAGGAGCAGGTCACGTTACGCCGGTTGCTTTGCCACAATGCCGGCATTACCGTCCACGGTTTTTCAGGTTATGTTGCTGGCCTGCCAATTCCCACACTCGAGCAGATTTTCAACGGCACGCCACCCGCCAATAATCCTGCGATCCGCGTTGACGCCATTCCCGGCGCAAATCCCCGATATTCCGGCGGTGGCTACGTCGTGCTGCAACAGCTTCTCATGGATGTTCTCGACCGGCCCTTTCCTGAATTGATGCAATCATTGGTTTTGCACCCGCTGGGTATGTCATCCAGCACCTTCGATCAGCCGTTGCACCCATCCCTTTTATCAAATGCCGCGACGGGCCATTCTCAAAGCGGAAAACCAATTCTTGGTGGCGCACATCTTTATCCCGAAATGGCGGCTGCCGGGCTTTGGACCACCCCATCCGATCTCGCCCGCTTTGTTATAGGCGTCCAGCAATCATTCACCGCCCAATCTGATTCTATACTTTCCCTCAAAATTGCCCGCGAGATGCTCACTCCCCAGGCTGCGAGGTTTGGCTTGGGGCCGACAATCGTTGGAAATGGCAACACATTACAATTCCTTCATTCCGGACGGAACGCCGGATTTGATGCTGTCCTGGTGGCCAGTGTCGAAACCGGAAAAGGCGTGGTGATTATGATTAATGCGAATGCCGATCCCAAAGCGCTGAACTCGATTTTAAAGGTTGTCATCAATGAATTCCATTAA
- a CDS encoding DUF883 family protein produces the protein MSKDTNGIKEATQNIADDTRELLAATADVAEEKVVEARNRLLAALDAAKDTYMVVQKKAIKTAKATDKAIHEKPYQAMGIAFGLGALVGYLIARRNSK, from the coding sequence ATGAGCAAAGATACCAACGGCATCAAGGAAGCCACCCAAAATATCGCCGACGATACCCGCGAACTTCTCGCCGCCACCGCCGATGTCGCCGAAGAAAAAGTTGTCGAGGCCCGCAATCGCCTCCTCGCCGCGCTCGACGCCGCCAAGGACACGTACATGGTCGTCCAAAAGAAGGCCATCAAGACGGCCAAGGCCACCGACAAAGCCATCCACGAAAAACCCTATCAAGCCATGGGTATTGCCTTTGGCCTGGGTGCGTTGGTCGGCTATCTCATCGCCCGTCGCAACAGCAAATAA
- a CDS encoding sigma-54 dependent transcriptional regulator yields MDFLVIDDDKTFRDATCLLIEEEGHYAQPSATGEAGLANLKEDKFDAVLLDVNLGREKGLDVLDQILKQYPNLPVVMFTAQGTVKTAVEAMRRGAMDFLEKPFTREQMHTVLARLQRFNQMSQNIERLEQEVKETRSQNPELLLDFATPVMRDIMGVLVRAAKTPASILITGESGTGKSVLARAVHEQSHLADKPFVTVSCPSLSKELLESELFGHVKGSFTGAIKDHWGKVKAAAGGTLFLDEIGDLPLEIQPKLLRLLQEREYERLGENVTRQADLRIIAATNRDLKKRMAEGLFREDLYFRLNVIMVDMPPLRARHGDLLRLANHYLKHFSAQCGRPVPEFSEAATSRMLGYSWPGNLRELRNAIERAVILAKDNKVDAEDLPGDLNGTSHNGEETLQPGALVSLEQLEELHVRRVLERTSTVTEAAHVLGIDQATIYRKRKKMGLG; encoded by the coding sequence ATGGACTTTCTGGTAATAGACGACGACAAAACTTTTCGCGACGCCACCTGCCTTCTCATTGAGGAGGAAGGTCATTACGCCCAGCCCTCCGCCACCGGCGAAGCTGGTCTGGCCAACCTGAAAGAAGACAAATTTGACGCCGTGCTGCTTGATGTGAATCTTGGCCGCGAGAAAGGTCTCGACGTCCTCGATCAAATCCTCAAGCAGTATCCGAACCTTCCCGTGGTCATGTTCACCGCGCAAGGGACCGTCAAGACCGCCGTCGAAGCCATGCGCCGCGGGGCCATGGACTTTTTGGAGAAGCCTTTCACTCGCGAGCAGATGCACACCGTCCTCGCCCGCTTGCAGCGCTTCAACCAGATGAGCCAGAACATCGAGCGCCTCGAACAGGAAGTGAAGGAAACGCGCTCGCAAAATCCCGAACTGCTGCTCGACTTTGCCACGCCCGTCATGCGGGACATCATGGGCGTCCTGGTCCGCGCCGCGAAAACCCCCGCGTCCATCCTCATCACCGGCGAAAGCGGCACGGGCAAAAGCGTCCTCGCCCGCGCCGTTCATGAGCAAAGCCACCTTGCCGACAAACCTTTCGTCACCGTGAGTTGTCCGAGCCTTTCCAAGGAACTTCTCGAGAGTGAACTTTTCGGCCACGTCAAAGGCTCCTTCACCGGCGCTATCAAGGATCATTGGGGCAAGGTGAAAGCCGCCGCCGGCGGAACGCTGTTCCTCGACGAAATCGGCGACCTGCCCTTGGAAATCCAACCAAAACTTTTGCGCCTCCTCCAGGAACGGGAATACGAGCGCCTCGGTGAAAACGTCACCCGCCAGGCCGACCTCCGCATCATCGCTGCGACGAATCGCGATTTGAAAAAACGCATGGCCGAGGGACTTTTTCGCGAAGACCTTTATTTTCGCCTTAACGTGATCATGGTGGACATGCCGCCGCTCCGCGCCCGCCACGGAGATTTGCTCCGCCTCGCCAATCATTATCTCAAACATTTCTCCGCCCAATGCGGACGTCCCGTGCCCGAGTTCTCCGAAGCCGCCACTAGCCGCATGCTCGGTTATTCCTGGCCCGGCAACCTCCGCGAATTGCGCAACGCCATCGAACGCGCCGTCATTCTCGCCAAGGATAATAAAGTGGACGCCGAAGATCTGCCTGGCGATCTCAACGGCACCTCGCACAACGGCGAAGAAACTTTGCAGCCCGGCGCGCTGGTTTCTCTCGAACAACTCGAGGAACTCCACGTCCGCCGCGTTCTCGAGCGCACGTCCACCGTCACCGAAGCCGCGCACGTTTTGGGAATTGACCAGGCCACGATCTATCGCAAGCGCAAAAAAATGGGCTTGGGTTGA
- a CDS encoding response regulator, whose protein sequence is MKTVLLVEDSPDDAFMMEKACQSAEIPHELVHLTDGAEAIEYLSGKGDYGDRLKHRLPDLIFLDIRMPRVGGHEVLEWVRQQPSFQSLPVIMLTNSDHPKDIHRAYELGVTSYLLKTGDPVELIMGVRVILKYWLCLNIVP, encoded by the coding sequence ATGAAAACCGTCCTTCTCGTAGAAGACAGTCCGGACGATGCCTTCATGATGGAGAAGGCTTGCCAAAGCGCCGAGATTCCCCATGAACTTGTTCACCTCACGGACGGCGCCGAGGCCATTGAATATCTTTCCGGCAAGGGCGATTACGGCGACCGCCTCAAACATCGTTTGCCCGACCTCATCTTCCTCGACATCCGTATGCCCCGCGTCGGTGGACATGAAGTGCTCGAATGGGTGCGCCAGCAACCCAGCTTTCAGAGCCTGCCCGTGATCATGCTCACCAACTCCGATCATCCCAAGGACATTCACCGCGCCTACGAACTCGGCGTCACCTCCTACCTCCTCAAGACCGGCGACCCCGTCGAACTCATCATGGGCGTCCGCGTCATCCTCAAATACTGGCTCTGCCTGAACATCGTCCCCTAA